A single window of Nicotiana tomentosiformis chromosome 1, ASM39032v3, whole genome shotgun sequence DNA harbors:
- the LOC138900478 gene encoding uncharacterized protein, which yields MFFDGAVNAKGVGIGAILVSPTGQHYSATARLPFFCTNNTAEYEAYIMGMNMAVDLDVEELLIMEDSDLIIRQAQGEWETRDIKLIPYRQHVEDLSKRFKSVEFRYIPRFHNELADALATLASMLPYPGNLHIDPLEIQIRERHGYCNAIEIEPDVQPWYHDIKRFLKTKENPEQASGDQKRTIRRFASNFFLSEEVLYKRTPDLNLLRCVDAREAEKTMNEPKASDGHRFILVAIDYFTKWVEVVNFKAVTKKAVVDFMHSNIICRFGVPKTIITDNVANLNSHLMKEVCEQFKITHRNSTPYRPKANGAVEAANKNIKKILRKMIQSSRQWHEKLPFALLGYRTTVRTSVGATPYLLVYDTEAVIPAEVEIPSLRIIVEAEIEDDEWVKTRLE from the exons atgttctttgatggagctgtaaaTGCAAAAGGTGTCGGGATTGGGGCAATTTTGGTTTCGCCCACTGGTCAGCACTATTCGGCCACCGCCCGGCTTCCATTCTTCTGTACCAACAACACTGCTGAGTATGAAGCCTACATTATGGGCATGAATATGGCAGTTGATCTGGATGTGGAAGAATTGTTAATCATGGAAGATTCTGATTTGATCattcggcaagcccaaggtgaatgggaaacTCGAGATATCAAGCTTATCCCATATAGGCAACATGTGGAAGATCTTAGCAAACGATTCAAGTCCGTCGAGTTCAGGTATATTCCTCGATTCCACAACGAGTTAGCAGATGCATTAGCTACGTTGGCCTCAATGCTGCCGTATCCTGGCAACCTCCATATTGACCCGTTGGAAATCCAAATTCGAGAAAGGCATGGTTATTGTAATGCAATTGAAATAGAACCAGATGTTCAgccatggtatcatgatatcaaaaggttTTTGAAAACAAAGGAAAACCCCGAGCAGGCtagtggagatcaaaagagaactaTCAGAAGGTTTGCCAGCAATTTCTTTTTGAGCGAAGAAGTTTTGTACAAAAGAACTCCAGATTTGAATCTTTTGAGGTGCGTAGATGCCCGAGAAGCTGAAAAGACCATGAATGAG CCGAAAGCTTCAGATGGGCACAGATTCATCCTGGTTGCCATTGATTacttcacaaagtgggttgaagtagTCAATTTCAAAGCCGTCACCAAGAAAGCGGTGGTGGACTTCATGCATTCCAACATTATTTGTCGTTTTGGTGttcctaaaactatcattacAGACAATGTTGCAAATCTGAATAGCCacttgatgaaggaggtatgcgaacAATTTAAGATTACGCATCGTAACTCTACCCCTTATCGGCCCAAAGCTAATGGCGCCGTTGAAgctgcaaacaagaatatcaagaagatccTCAGGAAAATGATCCAAAGTTCTAGACAGTGGCATGAAAAGCTGCCTTTTGCATTATTGGGATATCGCACAACCGTGCGCACATCAGTTGGAGCCACGCCCTATTTATTGGTTTACGACACTGAAGCCGTAATACctgcagaagttgaaattccctctcttcgaatcattgttgaagccgagatcgaggatgatgaatgggTCAAGACCAGGTTGGAATAA
- the LOC138900483 gene encoding uncharacterized protein translates to MAYFGEILTGIMSEWYMDQDISHWHIWDDLARDFVRPFQYNVDIAPNRNSLTNFKKKIAESFREYAIKWREQAARVKSPMDETEMVNIFLQAQEADYFQNMMSAMGKPFAEAIKIGEMVENSLKTSQIISQSALRATYQATQNGSGGLENRKKREEGAMMVSGKYHNLEELKKLKLNKEKRFLPKKSVSAEEADEFFEK, encoded by the exons ATGGCCTATTTCGGGGAGATCTTGACGGGAATTATGTCAGAATGGTACATGGACCAAGACATCTCCCATTGGCATATATGGGATGACTTAGCCCGAGATTTCGTTAGGCCATTTCAATACAATGTTGATATAGCTCCAAATAGGAATTCCTTAACCAATTTCAAGAAGAAAATCGCGGAAAGTTTCCGTGAATATGCTATCAAGTGGCGTGAGCAAGCAGCCAGAGTGAAATCGCCTATGGATGAGACAGAAATGGTCAATATTTTCTTGCAGGCCCAAGAGgccgattactttcagaacatgatgtctgccATGGGCAAACCTTTTGCAGAGGCCATAAAAATCGGAGAAATGGTAGAAAATAGCCTGAAAACTAGCCAAATCATAAGTCAATCTGCTTTGAGAGCCACCTACCAAGCCACCCAGAACGGCTCGGGAGGTTTAGAAAATCGAAAGAAGAGGGAAGAAGGAGCCATGATGGTTTCGG GGAAGTACCACAACCTAGAAGAGCTAAAGAAGTTAAAACTGAACAAGGAGAAACGGTTTCTACCCAAGAAGTCTGTGAGTGCTGAAGAAGCAGATGAGTTTTTCGAAAAATGA